From the Cryptomeria japonica chromosome 2, Sugi_1.0, whole genome shotgun sequence genome, one window contains:
- the LOC131070734 gene encoding EP1-like glycoprotein 2, giving the protein MANSYKLRFHSPLLPSKLARAYSMIIMTMKKQLSYVVIVLTLVVAAADTVEALFTWPKDYVLSNMATLPQRSVLDGNFRIAVDKSGKHITSPNGDCALGFLDHNNSGKFTLSIIFNPFFASPSSPKGTEIWSANRNNPVGENSRVVRNSQGHLALLDSHGTSVWSSGGSVESMDLGETGNWVLYNTTNSDLAKENTTVWFSWQHPTNTLMIGQIFRTGQKLVSNASPTNSSEGRFSLVAEKGGVVLYSSPHSLPYWAWPFPGLSYQYIKNPCTSGSGSFMVQIVFAADLISMGNIGDAKVGEKPNNSSNGSSCFPTADSDTLPFHTFQGESRLRFLRLDSDGNLRAYMAKPIRGIMGSNPQVWTSDYELFPSCFNCSLPSVCGPYGVCSNGQCSCPAAMFTMREPFQPDAGCSTQRPLNLACRGTKGQQMVEVKGLDYYPNNFLASDASTASTAQQCKDLCLSKCACVASFFRSDLRTCLLTFDSVDSLQLVSADRRASYTAFLKV; this is encoded by the coding sequence ATGGCCAACAGCTATAAATTGCGCTTCCACTCTCCTTTACTTCCATCTAAACTTGCTCGAGCATATTCGATGATCATAATGACTATGAAGAAACAACTAAGTTATGTTGTGATAGTATTAACATTGGTGGTGGCGGCAGCAGATACAGTTGAAGCGTTGTTCACATGGCCTAAGGATTACGTGCTTTCCAACATGGCAACATTACCCCAACGCTCTGTGCTAGATGGCAATTTCAGAATCGCAGTGGACAAATCGGGTAAGCACATTACCAGTCCCAATGGCGACTGTGCCCTCGGATTTCTGGACCACAACAACTCCGGTAAGTTCACTCTCTCCATCATTTTCAATCCCTTTTTTGCATCGCCTTCCTCGCCCAAAGGCACAGAAATCTGGAGCGCCAACAGAAACAATCCGGTGGGGGAAAACAGCAGAGTGGTGCGCAATTCGCAGGGCCATTTGGCTCTCCTCGATTCTCACGGCACCTCAGTTTGGTCCTCCGGCGGGTCCGTAGAGTCCATGGATTTGGGGGAGACGGGAAATTGGGTGCTCTACAATACGACCAACTCAGATCTGGCGAAGGAGAATACCACAGTGTGGTTCAGCTGGCAGCATCCAACCAACACGCTCATGATCGGGCAAATATTCAGAACCGGGCAGAAGCTGGTGAGCAATGCCTCTCCTACCAATTCTTCCGAGGGCCGTTTCTCTTTGGTGGCCGAGAAAGGAGGCGTAGTGCTTTACTCTTCTCCTCACTCATTGCCTTACTGGGCCTGGCCATTCCCTGGTCTCTCCTATCAATACATAAAGAATCCTTGCACTTCTGGGTCGGGGTCGTTCATGGTGCAGATAGTATTTGCTGCAGATCTGATTTCTATGGGCAACATAGGCGATGCCAAAGTGGGGGAAAAACCTAATAATAGTAGTAATGGTTCGTCTTGTTTCCCCACGGCTGATTCAGACACTCTGCCCTTTCACACATTCCAAGGAGAATCTCGACTGAGATTTTTGAGATTAGACTCGGACGGGAACCTGCGAGCGTACATGGCAAAACCCATTAGAGGAATAATGGGATCAAATCCTCAGGTATGGACATCAGACTACGAGCTGTTCCCGTCGTGCTTCAACTGTAGCCTGCCTTCTGTTTGCGGTCCGTATGGCGTTTGCTCCAACGGCCAGTGCAGTTGTCCGGCCGCCATGTTTACGATGCGAGAGCCATTTCAGCCTGATGCGGGTTGCTCCACTCAGCGGCCGCTCAACTTGGCTTGCAGAGGAACGAAAGGGCAGCAGATGGTGGAAGTGAAAGGCCTCGATTATTACCCCAACAATTTCCTTGCTTCCGATGCTTCAACGGCCTCCACAGCCCAGCAATGCAAAGATTTGTGCCTCTCTAAATGCGCCTGTGTTGCATCATTCTTCCGTTCCGATTTGCGTACATGTCTTTTGACATTCGACAGTGTGGACAGTTTGCAACTCGTCAGTGCTGATCGCAGGGCGTCATACACAGCTTTCCTCAAAGTCTAG